In the Lampris incognitus isolate fLamInc1 chromosome 11, fLamInc1.hap2, whole genome shotgun sequence genome, one interval contains:
- the LOC130120508 gene encoding claudin-10-like encodes MKYRTVVMYMEIGCFVICVCGWILVCSTMPTEIWTWSEVDSIVLTTSNYFSNLWKDCISDSTGVSDCKGIPSMLALNWDIHMCRALIIISIILAFFGSILVLVGMKCTKLGGSEIANARVTFAGGMNYLISGMCSMVAFSYYGNKIRAEFQDPNFKAQKFEIGVGVFIGWGGSTLLVVGGLVCSAFAGKEGCQSSSKKRGLPVYRPPDAYSAVVAPRASGSSVRTGSRKSRTSSVSRDTSVSGITSTSTSTSTSTSTSKSFSTNAYV; translated from the exons ATGAAGTACAGGACTGTGGTCATGTACATGGAGATCGGCTGCTTTGTGATCTGCGTGTGCGGCTGGATCCTCGTCTGTTCCACCATGCCCACCGAGATCTGGACTTGGTCCGAAGTGGACAGCATCGTTCTGACCACCTCCAACTACTTCTCCAACCTCTGGAAGGACTGCATATCAGATTCAACAGGGGTATCTGACTGCAAGGGAATTCCATCCATGCTCGCACTAAACT GGGACATTCACATGTGCCGCGCCCTCATCATCATTTCCATCATCCTGGCCTTCTTTGGATCGATTCTCGTTCTAGTGGGAATGAAGTGTACCAAGCTCGGAGGATCGGAGATTGCCAACGCAAGAGTAACTTTTGCAGGGGGGATGAACTACCTTATCTCAG GGATGTGTTCCATGGTGGCTTTTTCTTATTATGGAAACAAAATAAGAGCAGAGTTTCAGGACCCCAACTTCAAAGCTCAAAA GTTTGAAATAGGAGTTGGTGTGTTTATTGGCTGGGGGGGCTCCACTCTTCTTGTCGTTGGGGGTCTCGTTTGCAGCGCATTCGCTGGGAAGGAAGGGTGCCAGTCAAG CTCCAAGAAAAGAGGACTCCCTGTGTACCGGCCCCCGGATGCCTACTCGGCTGTCGTGGCCCCGCGGGCCTCCGGGTCCTCGGTTCGGACAGGGAGCAGGAAGTCCCGGACCAGTAGTGTCAGCAGAGACACCAGTGTGTCCGGGATCACCAgtaccagcaccagcaccagcaccagcaccagcaccagcaagTCATTCAGCACAAACGCCTACGTATGA
- the LOC130120509 gene encoding claudin-10: MRKSLVQVFGFLISTLGWLFVLCTMAMDYWRITQIGGQGGSFIIKVAWYWSNLWRDCFTDSTAVTNCRDYPVLWSVTAYVQGVRGLLMCGLTLGFFAAVCCFVGMECTYIGGPEKTKDRVLLAGSVFHFVGGLADIAAYCLYINRIARTTFAASLERGVLRYDIGTPIFLGLVGSFFILLGAVLYAVTVYRVIFPERTAMYVYGTRTYMDPRSGGVTLYPGYYGPSRQYGSYRGAGRSISSKISNISRTTPEKLSERDAFV; this comes from the exons ATGAGAAAAAGCCTGGTCCAAGTTTTCGGCTTCCTGATCTCGACACTGGGCTGGTTGTTTGTACTGTGCACCATGGCCATGGACTACTGGAGGATCACCCAGATCGGAGGACAAGGGGGGTCTTTCATCATCAAGGTGGCCTGGTACTGGTCTAACCTGTGGAGGGACTGCTTCACCGACTCCACGGCAGTCACCAACTGCAGGGACTACCCGGTGCTCTGGTCCGTCACCG CTTATGTCCAGGGAGTGCGAGGCCTGCTAATGTGTGGCTTAACACTCGGGTTTTTCGCCGCCGTGTGTTGCTTCGTTGGGATGGAGTGCACTTATATCGGCGGGCCAGAAAAGACCAAGGACAGAGTGCTGCTTGCCGGATCGGTGTTTCATTTCGTTGGTG GTTTGGCGGATATCGCTGCCTACTGCTTATACATCAACAGGATCGCCAGGACGACCTTTGCGGCCTCCTTGGAGCGCGGAGTTCTGCG GTATGACATCGGAACGCCCATATTTCTCGGGCTGGTGGGAAGCTTCTTCATTCTTCTGGGGGCCGTACTCTACGCAGTTACAGTCTACAGAGTAATTTTCCCAGAAAG GACAGCGATGTACGTCTACGGTACGCGAACATACATGGACCCCCGTTCTGGCGGCGTGACACTGTACCCCGGCTACTACGGACCATCCAGGCAGTACGGATCCTACAGGGGCGCAGGAAGATCCATCAGCTCCAAAATCTCTAATATCTCACGGACGACACCGGAGAAACTGTCAGAAAGAGATGCATTTgtgtaa
- the cldn10b gene encoding claudin-10 isoform X1: protein MSSMATEILAFVLTTSGWVLISSTLPTDYWKVSSLDGTVITTATFWSNLWKTCVTDSTGVSNCKDFPSMLALDAYIQACRGLMIAAVCLGFFGAIFALVGMKCTKIGGTDQSKAKIACFAGVNFILSGLCSLSACSIYAHRITSEFFDPMFVAQKYELGAALFIGWAGSILCILGGGMFCFSIADTVTKSHSRVSYIYKGAASHSHITSSTRGQTKTINQRPPPGYSTSSRMQHFDKNAYV from the exons ATGAGTAGCATGGCCACGGAGATCCTGGCTTTTGTTCTGACCACCTCTGGATGGGTGCTAATATCGTCCACCTTGCCCACGGACTACTGGAAGGTATCTTCTCTTGACGGGACCGTTATCACCACAGCCACCTTCTGGTCCAATTTATGGAAGACCTGCGTCACGGACTCCACTGGAGTTTCCAACTGTAAAGACTTTCCCTCGATGCTGGCATTGGACG CTTACATTCAGGCTTGCAGAGGATTGATGATTGCGGCTGTCTGTCTGGGTTTCTTTGGTGCCATCTTTGCCCTTGTTGGGATGAAATGCACCAAAATTGGAGGAACTGACCAAAGCAAGGCCAAAATTGCCTGCTTTGCGGGTGTTAATTTCATCCTCAGTG gCCTCTGCTCGCTTTCTGCATGTTCCATCTATGCACACCGAATAACATCCGAGTTCTTTGACCCCATGTTTGTGGCCCAGAA GTACGAGCTGGGTGCTGCTCTGTTCATTGGCTGGGCCGGCTCCATCCTCTGTATCCTAGGGGGAGGCATGTTCTGCTTCTCCATCGCAGACACTGTCACCAAAAG CCATAGTCGAGTAAGCTATATCTACAAAGGCGCCGCCTCCCACTCCCATATCACTTCCAGCACAAGAGGACAAACCAAGACTATAAACCAGAGGCCTCCACCCGGGTACAGCACCTCCTCCAGAATGCAGCACTTTGATAAGAACGCGTATGTGTGA
- the cldn10b gene encoding claudin-10 isoform X2 gives MSSMATEILAFVLTTSGWVLISSTLPTDYWKVSSLDGTVITTATFWSNLWKTCVTDSTGVSNCKDFPSMLALDAYIQACRGLMIAAVCLGFFGAIFALVGMKCTKIGGTDQSKAKIACFAGVNFILSGLCSLSACSIYAHRITSEFFDPMFVAQKYELGAALFIGWAGSILCILGGGMFCFSIADTVTKSRVSYIYKGAASHSHITSSTRGQTKTINQRPPPGYSTSSRMQHFDKNAYV, from the exons ATGAGTAGCATGGCCACGGAGATCCTGGCTTTTGTTCTGACCACCTCTGGATGGGTGCTAATATCGTCCACCTTGCCCACGGACTACTGGAAGGTATCTTCTCTTGACGGGACCGTTATCACCACAGCCACCTTCTGGTCCAATTTATGGAAGACCTGCGTCACGGACTCCACTGGAGTTTCCAACTGTAAAGACTTTCCCTCGATGCTGGCATTGGACG CTTACATTCAGGCTTGCAGAGGATTGATGATTGCGGCTGTCTGTCTGGGTTTCTTTGGTGCCATCTTTGCCCTTGTTGGGATGAAATGCACCAAAATTGGAGGAACTGACCAAAGCAAGGCCAAAATTGCCTGCTTTGCGGGTGTTAATTTCATCCTCAGTG gCCTCTGCTCGCTTTCTGCATGTTCCATCTATGCACACCGAATAACATCCGAGTTCTTTGACCCCATGTTTGTGGCCCAGAA GTACGAGCTGGGTGCTGCTCTGTTCATTGGCTGGGCCGGCTCCATCCTCTGTATCCTAGGGGGAGGCATGTTCTGCTTCTCCATCGCAGACACTGTCACCAAAAG TCGAGTAAGCTATATCTACAAAGGCGCCGCCTCCCACTCCCATATCACTTCCAGCACAAGAGGACAAACCAAGACTATAAACCAGAGGCCTCCACCCGGGTACAGCACCTCCTCCAGAATGCAGCACTTTGATAAGAACGCGTATGTGTGA